The stretch of DNA CAAAATGGAGAAAATCTCATGAAAATTGCATGCAAGTCTTATAATTTTGAATAAGATTATCTAAATTTATAAACCTTATCCTCTATTCTTAAATAGTTGCAACCCACTACCTATTTTTCCTCTTCATGCAACTATGCCACGTCATCAAGTCATGCATGTGGTCATAAGTTACAATTTGTGCACTCATCTATCCATGCAATCATGTCACCTCAGCAATCACGCATGTCAATTTGTTTCACTAATTTTTGTGTGGGCTTTCATTTTGTTGCTGTCTGTAGCTTTCATTTTGATTCACAGCCCCTGTTTCATTTAAGGTTCCTTGTTTCTTTGTAGAGATCACAGATTCACAGCCCTTATGAATTTCCTAATTGTCCTTGTTTTTACTACTTACTTTCTGTCCGTAGCTTTCATTTTGTTGCTGATGTTTTATTTACACACGCAGGTGCCCGTGGTTGATGGATATTCTTATCCACATCTAACGAAAAGAATGAATGTAGCTGGAAGGCATATCACATCCTATCTTGTTGATCTACTCTCAAGAAGAGGGTATTCCCTTACCAGTTACCATCTTAAGATGTTAAAGTTGCTGTGATGATGCAGTCTTCAGCTTTCTTGCATTTTCCTCATCCTCTTTATTGTTCTATTTCAAAAGGTATGCTATGAACAAATCTGCTGATTTTGAGACAGTAAGAGAAATAAAAGAGAAGCTATGCTATATAAGGTGAGTTGTTTTGTTGTTCTTATTTCTTGGCTACAGATTGCTGTTATATGTCATAGGCATGACATTAAAAGATGTACAGCTATGACTACAAACGTGAATACCAGCTAGGACTTGAAACTACAATTCTTGTTAAAAGTTACACTGTAAGTATATTATCCTACTTTGTTTTAttgttttttttattttgagCTAAATTCTTTGTGATCAGCTTCCAGATGGAAGAGTAATTAAAGTGGGCACTGAACGGTTTCAGGCTCCtgaggctctttttactcctgtAAGTTTGTTTTCCTTCCATTCTTGCCGAAAGTCTTCCGGTGATAGATAGCTATGCAGTTCTCTGCAAAAATATTAAGTATCATCAGTGTGGTAATCTTGGTAAAAATATTTACTGAACAGGAACTCATAGATGTTGAAGGTGATGGGTTGGCAGATATGGCATTCCATTGCATTCAGGAAATGGACATTGACAACCGCATGACGGTATACAAACCTTACAGTAGTCCCAGTACAATATAGTAAATTTTGCCTGTCCATTCTTTCTGTTATTTTTATTGCTTGAAGTATTTAGATGGAACAAGTATACGAATAACTGATTGATTATATTGTACAACTGCAGTTCTTCCGGACTACATTTATCTAGAGATATGCATTACTTGTGATTATCTATGTAAATATACTCATAGAAAATGCATCATGAGGTGCACTTGCTATTGGTGGAGACTTAATCGAGTGTCTGACATTGCATCTTGAGTTTTATAAGCTTTATGTATGTACGTTATCCCCTTAGACTAGCATATACCCACTTCCTTTTTTTCTTAATTTGAATTCTGTTAATGCCTTGTAAGGGAACAAATACACTAAATTTTCAGTTTGATATATATTAACTAAAGAAGAACCTGAGAACATATTGAAGTTTTAGTCTTCATACATTTAGAGTGTCTACTTCCCTAGATATATCACTGCATGCTGGCTTTTTTTTTTAATTCGATGTTCAATAATATTTGCAGCTTTACCAACATATCGTTCTTAGTGGAGGAAGTACCATGTATCCTGGTCTGCCAAGTCGGTAAGATGTTAATTCTTGCATAGTTCCTTGTATAGTTCATTTCTTGCATTTTGTGCTATTTACTACAGTACATTCTGAGTCACCTGTTTCCAATATCATCACTTACACACCACACTGTTTTTTTCTCCCTTcttggctgtttgctgttgttcTGGTTCTTTCTCCCTGTTGACCAGTCATTGTTTTTCTTTTGCGCTGATCTATACAAGGATCTAGGTTTCGTATGACTAACAAACTGCCACCTTTCTGAAGGCTGGAGAAGGAAATTCTTGATCGCTACCTCGACGTGGTTTTGAAGGGAAACAAGGATGGACTTAAGGTAATTTTGTTTAATTCTCCTCTGATGGACTACACAGTtgatattattatttttgtaCAACTACATTTCCAATTTGTACCATTTTTCTTTTAAGCTGGCAAACTCTAATGAGCAGTACAACTCATTCAGCCCTTATCTATCAAGTCTTGTTGCCTCACCTTTCCATCAATGAGAATATAGCTTAGGGTTTGCAAATACAGGCAATCTGATCGCATTATTAGCTTATTAAAATTGGTAACAGTCAAAGGAGAATCTGAACGCATGTACCAGAATACCACATTTTATATTCAGTAATAATGTTTGTTCCCGCTCTCCTTTCATAACCTGTCTGTTCTTGAGTATGTACAGAAATTACGCCTGCGTATAGAGGATCCTCCACGGAGAAAGCATATGGTCTATCTAGGAGGTGCAGTACTTGCTGGAATTATGAAGGTAATAACTTCTAGAAATTTTTTAGCTTTATTTGCCTGAAGTATTGTAGTTTAGTTCACCTCTTAAATTTAAAGTGGTTTGTACCGACAAATTCTAAATACAAAATGACACATATTTTTTATGTTTATCCAAGAGCAGCGAAGTTAGACAGAAAACCAAGAGGAGAAAATTATAAGGATGCAGCGCCAATACTATCTAGTTTTAATATGAGAAATGACTGTTTAGGGGGTGCCAAATCCACAAATCTTAAGCTTGCAATATAGTCTTAAGGCTATGCTCACACTATGTTACTTTATGGTAATCCAGCTTTTCCAACCAGCTTTTGCTTATTTTAGCATTTTGTGGCTATATTTTCGTAGCAGAATATAAAATAAGTTCAACACAGCAGAGCCTAAGTAGATGACTTACTACCGAAAGTATTGCCTAGGAAGTCTTGGccaaatttgaattttgaactACTAAATATCCAGCCTGGGTTTAAGTCTTCACTTAACTTCCAAAGAAAGCATGTGATAGTGCCATggaagggggggggggcacaTCGGCAGGCCGGGAGTCGGCCCATCAGCCACGTACAACCCAGGCCACTACCTGGCGGACCATCAGCTTGGCGATCAAAGCAAAGCATCTCAGGTATCTCGGAGGATCCTACCCGTGCGTAACCGAGACGGACATCCTGTAAACCCCAGGCCTTGTCCCCTATATAAGGCAAGGCTAGGGTTAGACTATAGATCATCTAATCTCACACACACCTATGTGATCCTAGCGATCTCCATTGTACACCATATTCAAGCTCTCGCATGAGGCTCACCGCCATAAATATAATCatagtaggagtagggttttacctccaccgtgagggctTGAACCTGGGTAATTGCCTTGTGTGAATCCCGTCTGGTCTTCCTGCTACGTGTGACATCCCATTGAGATTAGTACCGGTATAATGAACCGACAGTTGGCGCGCCAAGCATGGACCAAAGATCAAATCCATCTGGGATCCCGTGTTATCGCCAACGTCTACGTTCCGAGCCAAACTTTTACTTTTGGTGCCTCGCGCTCACCACCATCCTATGTGAGGGCGAGGTTCTCACCTTTTGGAGCCTGGAATTCATTACCGTTCATTTCAGCGGAACCTGTCTTCAAAACCCGGCGCTTCGCCGAGCAGAGGAGCGAGCATCCAGCAACCCCTGGGATCTCCAGCAACAAGCAACAATCCACTAGGCTGAGTAGGCTTCCTAGCTCATTGCAATGGTGGAATCACTTGTCCCCATCTGGAATGAATCCAAGTCTGATGGGGGATGCGAGCAGGCACAACTGCCCTATCGCAGAGGTCCTCATGGCCAACACCATAATGTTGCAACCGACATCGGAGCCAGACCGCCAACACCGACAACAACGTTGACGTTGAGGACGAGGCCGACCCTGAGGCGGCGGTAGCCGAGCAACTAGCTTTGCGTATGTTGATCCTTAGCAACACCAATACCGCTGCAAGCAATCGACAATTGAGCCGTGGCCACTAGCACCGGCAACAACGTTGACGTTGAGGATGAGGCCAACCTCGAGGCGGCGACATCCGATCAACTAGCTTTGCATACGCCAATCTCGGCGAGGATGTGACCACTAAGGCCTTGGAAGCTCAACACAAGGCCCTTGCGCAGGCACAACTCCACCTTCAGAAGGAGTGCGACTCCCTTGCAGCTAGACATGATAGGTGGGTAATCACCATAGAGCTCAATCGAAGCCGGTGACTGGCTCTGGCCGACAACATCCAGCTCAAGCCAGATCACCCGACGGCTAAGCAGTTCAATCGCGCTAAGCCATGATCAAGGCGATGATTGTGGAACATGGTGTGACTAGTAAATCATGCAACCAGTTGTTAACCACCTCAGATGCGCACCGACACCAACATGGTTGGATATTCATGTCCTAGTCACATTCCAAGCCACCAAATTGACCGGGTAGAAGCCGACTGTCGCCCTCGCCGGCCTCGCGTGGCCTATGACCGGCTTGGGAACCAGTCAGATGTGCACCAGAACAAATGTCCTCTGCCGTCCAAAAGAAGGCACGTCGAATTGCATCTATTGTTTTGAGAACCTTTTTGGGAATGAGGAAGACCGACATGTAGTAGGTTAGGATTGAATCTAGGACTGCTATGATGAGAACTAAACATTCCCCAAGAATGTAAAGAATGTGAACGTGGTCTTCCGTGTCCTCGAGTCCAAGCCGGCCCGAAAGATCGCATTGCGTGAGGTTAAGAAAAGAGAGAATAAAGGAAGCCTAAGCTAATATGATTCGAACTTTCAGAAGGCGTAGGTACCGACATGCCCCAGTGGCTTGACGGGTCCGACTCAGTGATCTCTTTGGACCGGGTCGTTCACCCAGACTATATTCCCCACCTAGGGAGATCTGCCTTGGTTCTCGACCCGATTATTGGGGCTACCAGTTgtccaaagtcctgatggatggtggcatcGTCATAAACATACTCTACACTGAGACGATGGAGAAGATGGGCATCTCGCTCTTACGCCTTTGGCCAAACTCCACTGCTTTCCGCGACATTGTGCATGAGAATTATGCCCAACCTTTGGTTAGATCTCCTTGGATGTTATTTCTAGCACCCTCGGAAACTTCTGAGTTGAAATGCTTTCCATCGAGGTCGTCCCTTCGAGGGCGCTTATCATGCTCTTCTCGGTTGCCATGCGTACACAAAGTTCATGGCGATCCCATGTTACGTGTACTTAAAACTCAAGATATGTTGCGTTCCAACAAGATAATCATGGTCATCGACGACTTCAAACACTTGCATGATTGCGAGGTGGCCAATGTTGACCTAGCTAAATCTGAGCTCGTCGCCGTCGAGTGTGTCGAAAGCAACAATGGATCCATAGGGCTATTCTCTGAGCTAGAAGGCCAAATCAGCCTTCGCTTTCCAGTCGGGCCAGGACACCAAGAAATTTAAGGTGCACCTGATCGACACCATGACGAGCGCTGAGATCATCATCGACCTTGTAGTGCATAGGAAAGCGTGCTTGTAGATTtctgtgagaactgggacatctccGCATGACATGCCTGGTATACCAGCGTACGTCGCCGAGCACTCCCTAAACGTCATGAAGGGCATGCAGACCGTGAAGCGATCCCTACGCCAATTCGATGAAGAACGATGTAAGGTTATCGAAGAAGAGCTAGCCCGGCTTCTGGCGGCTGGGTTCATCCATGGAGAAGAACTACACTTGCCTCATGTGCATTGACTACATCAGTCTCGACaaagcctgccccaaagatcctttcCCACTCCCTTGCATCCTACTCGCTATCACCAGATTAGGATGAAGGGATCGGATCAGGAGATGACCTCCTTCATCACCCCTTCTGAAGCTTTCTGTTACATCATGATGCCCTTCCGGCTCAAGAATGCTGTCACAACATATCAGCGCATCATGCAAAAATGCCTCCACGACCAAATTGGCATCAATGTCTAGGCCTACGTCGACGACGTTGTG from Triticum urartu cultivar G1812 chromosome 3, Tu2.1, whole genome shotgun sequence encodes:
- the LOC125545322 gene encoding actin-related protein 2, with protein sequence MESNKVVVCDNGTGYVKCGFAGENFPTSVFPCVVGRPLLRYEESLQEQELTDIVVGAACADLRHQLDVSYPVTNGIVQNWDDMGHIWDHAFYSELKVDPSECKILLTDPPLNPVKNREQMIETMFEKYNFSGVFIQIQAVLSLYAQGLLTGLVIDSGDGVTHVVPVVDGYSYPHLTKRMNVAGRHITSYLVDLLSRRGYAMNKSADFETVREIKEKLCYISYDYKREYQLGLETTILVKSYTLPDGRVIKVGTERFQAPEALFTPELIDVEGDGLADMAFHCIQEMDIDNRMTLYQHIVLSGGSTMYPGLPSRLEKEILDRYLDVVLKGNKDGLKKLRLRIEDPPRRKHMVYLGGAVLAGIMKDAPEFWITKQEYQEEGVACLRKCGQA